One Hordeum vulgare subsp. vulgare chromosome 4H, MorexV3_pseudomolecules_assembly, whole genome shotgun sequence DNA window includes the following coding sequences:
- the LOC123450028 gene encoding heat shock 70 kDa protein, mitochondrial-like → MLLRAVRRRGIASPLATATLTANVQSTCAAANVCSRWATFARTFSAKPTGNEVIGIDLGTTNSCVAVMEGKNAKVIENSEGARTTPSVVAFSQKGELLVGTPAKRQAVTNPQNTFFGTKRMIGRRFDDPQTQKEMNMVPYKIVKAPNGDAWVETTDGKQYSPSQIGGFVLTKMKETAESYLGKSICKAVITVPAYFNDAQRQATKDAGRIAGLDVQRIINEPTAAALSYGTNNKEGLIAVFDLGGGTFDVSILEISNGVFEVKATNGDTFLGGEDFDNTLLEFLVREYKITENIDLSKDRLALQRLREAAEKAKIELSSTTQTEINLPFITADNSGAKHLNITLTRSKFESLVNSLIERTREPCKSCLKDAGITTKDVDEVLLVGGMTRVPKVQDIVSEIFGKAPSKGVNPDEAVAMGAAIQGGILRGDVKELLLLDVTPLSLGIETLGGIFTRLISRNTTIPTKKSQVFSTAADNQTQVGIKVLQGEREMATDNKLLGEFDLVGIPPAPRGMPQVEVTFDIDANGIVTVSAKDKATGKEQQITIRSSGGLSEAEIQKMVQEAEVHSQKDQERKALIDVRNTADTTIYNVEKSLGEYQDKVPAEVVSEVEAAVAELRAEMASDDVERIKAKIDAVNRAVSKIGQHMSGGGGGAAGGSQGGDDAPQEAEYEEVKK, encoded by the exons CTGACTGCCAACGTCCAATCAACATGTGCTGCTGCAAATGTGTGCTCCAGATGGGCTACTTTTGCAAGAACTTTCAG CGCAAAGCCAACTGGAAATGAGGTTATTGGAATTGATTTGGGAACGACCAATTCATGTGTCGCTGTTATGGAGGGAAAG AATGCAAAGGTGATTGAGAATTCGGAAGGCGCCAGGACTACACCGTCAGTTGTTGCCTTTTCTCAGAAAGGAGAGCTACTCGTGGGCACTCCAGCCAAGCGTCAAGCAGTGACCAACCCACAGAACACCTTCTTTGGCACAAAGCGTATGATTGGGCGGCGCTTCGATGACCCACAGACACAGAAGGAGATGAACATGGTACCATATAAGATTGTGAAGGCTCCCAACGGAGACGCTTGGGTTGAGACCACAGATGGCAAGCAGTACTCGCCCAGCCAGATTGGTGGGTTTGTGCTGACCAAGATGAAGGAGACAGCTGAGTCTTACCTTGGCAAGTCTATTTGCAAGGCTGTAATTACTGTTCCAGcttacttcaatgatgctcaGAGGCAAGCCACCAAGGATGCTGGCCGTATTGCTGGACTTGATGTCCAAAGGATCATCAATGAACCAACTGCTGCTGCTCTGTCGTACGGAACAAACAACAAGGAGGGCCTGATTGCTGTATTTGACCTTGGAGGAGGAACCTTTGATGTCTCCATTCTGGAGATCTCCAATGGAGTGTTTGAG GTGAAAGCAACAAACGGCGACACTTTCctgggtggtgaagactttgacaaTACTCTGCTGGAGTTCTTGGTGAGGGAGTACAAAATCACTGAAAATATTGATCTGTCAAAGGATAGATTGGCCCTGCAGAGACTGCGTGAAGCAGCTGAGAAGGCAAAAATTGAACTCTCCTCAACTACCCAGACTGAAATCAATCTTCCGTTCATCACTGCTGATAACAGTGGAGCAAAACATCTGAACATCACACTGACAAGATCAAAATTTGAGTCTCTGGTGAATAGTCTGATTGAGAGGACCAGAGAGCCATGCAAGAGCTGCTTGAAGGATGCCGGCATAACCACCAAGGATGTTGATGAGGTCCTTCTTGTCGGTGGAATGACAAGGGTTCCAAAAGTGCAGGATATAGTTTCTGAAATCTTTGGCAAGGCCCCCAGCAAAGGAGTCAACCCAGATGAAGCTGTCGCCATGGGGGCTGCTATTCAGGGTGGCATTCTCCGTGGAGATGTGAAGGAGCTTCTTCTCCTTGATGTTACCCCTCTGTCACTTGGTATTGAGACTCTTGGCGGTATCTTCACCAGACTGATTTCCAGGAACACTACCATCCCCACAAAGAAAAGCCAG GTGTTCTCAACCGCTGCTGACAACCAGACGCAGGTGGGCATCAAGGTGCTGCAAGGCGAGCGTGAGATGGCAACAGACAACAAGCTGCTGGGCGAGTTTGACCTGGTCGGCATTCCGCCGGCGCCAAGGGGCATGCCTCAGGTCGAGGTGACGTTCGACATTGACGCCAACGGCATCGTGACGGTGTCGGCCAAGGACAAGGCGACGGGCAAGGAGCAGCAGATCACCATCCGGTCCTCTGGCGGCCTCTCGGAGGCTGAGATCCAGAAGATGGTGCAGGAGGCGGAGGTGCACTCACAGAAGGACCAGGAGCGCAAGGCCCTGATCGACGTGCGGAACACCGCGGATACCACCATCTACAACGTGGAGAAGAGCCTGGGCGAGTACCAGGACAAGGTCCCAGCGGAGGTGGTCTCCGAGGTCGAGGCGGCTGTCGCTGAGCTCCGTGCTGAGATGGCCTCGGACGACGTGGAGAGGATCAAGGCCAAGATCGACGCGGTCAACCGGGCCGTGTCGAAGATCGGGCAGCACATGtctggcggcgggggtggggCTGCTGGCGGCTCGCAGGGTGGTGATGATGCCCCGCAGGAGGCGGAGTACGAGGAGGTGAAGAAGTGA